The genome window AGGATTGCTCGCGCCTGTTCGAGCCGTATTTCTCACGCAAGAAGGGGGGGACCGGCCTGGGGCTGGCCATTGTCCGCTCCATTGTCACAGATCACAAGGGGACCGTACGAGTGGTTTCCGACCGTCCCGGCGGCACGACTTTCATTGTGGAATTGCCGGATCGATAGGGACTTTCGGGTCGTGGTTGTGCTTTTTTGCCCAATTTCTTTTGCGGGCCTAACGGTTTGTTTCCGTTGCAGATAGCCCTTTTGATTCAAGCCATTTTTTTCTGCCCGGGAACCCGGCAAAAAACAAAAAACGCATTGACGCGCGAATCGTGCCTGTGGTAGTGATCCGTCACTTGTGAAGGATTGCACGAACTATCATTTCCGGTCTGGCCGGAGGCCTTGCCGGAAGTGGCGACCCGCAACACGGTGCGATTATGCTCTTTAATAAAAACGACAGTTTGAAGGACCTGCTTCAGGTGGGAGGCGTTGCGGGCACCATGGGCCTTCATCTGGTTTCGGCCACTGTCGTGGGTATTGCAATTGGTTATTGGCTCGATAACAAGTTTTTCCCGGTATACCTCGGGTGGGAAACAGCACCTTGGTGCTTTGTGGTGTTTCTTTTCCTCGGCATCGTGACCGGCTTCAAGATGGTCATCGAGGATACGAGAAGGCTGCAACGGGAGGAGGAATCGGGCGGCAACCATGCAAATCAAAGCTCAAAACAACAGGATGACGGAAAGGCGGACGATACACCGGAAGGTTGATCGATTCCTCTACGAGAGAGGGTTCGTGCACACGGAGATTCGCAGTCTCATGCGAAGCCAGCTGTACGTGTCTCTCGGGTCGGCAATCGCACTTCTCGGTATAACGCTCGGCGCCGCCTGGGCCGTGGCCTATGCGGCCGGGGCAGTCCTCATTACACTGAATCTCTGGGCGCTCGCGCGGGTGGTCCAACATTTGGTGTATGTGCGCAAGGGGGCGACGTTTACCCTGTTGGTGATATTTTACGGCAAGCTGATCATCAGTGGGCTGGGTTTATATTTAGTCCTTGCTGTTTGGCACCTGCCGGTATGGGGGCTTGTTGCAGGCCTTTCCACCGTGGTGGTTAATCTCACCGCGTGGGGGCTGAAGACTTTCGGGCATAAAGCCTGAATGCAATCACTGAAAGAGGAGTAAGGATATGGCAGCTGGTGGCGGTTTACCGCATCCTCTGATTTACATGGATCTTTTGCGCAATGCCTTGGGGTTGCACGGAGATTGGGCCTACTACGTCATGCATACGTGGATGGTCATGATCATCCTGTTCACCCTGGCCTTCCTGGTTCGCGGCAGGCTCCAGATGGTGCCCGGCGGACTGCAGAATGTATTTGAAATGGTCATCGGCGGCCTCGAGGACTTCGTGGTCTCCAACATCGGTGAAGAGGGCCGCAGGGTCTACCCGATGCTGATCACCCTGTTTCTGTACATTCTCTTCTCCAACTACATGGGACTGATTCCGGGCTGCGACGCCCCCACCGCCAACATCAACACCATCATCCCGTTGGCCGTGACGCTGTTCCTGTACTACAACTTCCACGGTATCCGTAAATGGGGTTTCGGATACATCAAGCACTTCATGGGCCCGGTTGCGGCCATGGCTCCGCTTATGCTGATCCTGGAGCTCATCTCGCACTTCGCACGCCCGCTGTCGCTGACTCTGCGTCTCTTCGGCAACATCCGCGGTGAGGAAATCGTTCTGGTGCTGCTGTTCTTCCTGGCGCCGGTGTTCTCCACCATTCCGATGTACTTCCTGTTCCTGCTGGCAAAGTCCATCCAGGCGTTCATCTTCTTCATGCTGGGTACCATCTACCTGCAGGGAGCCCTTGATCACGCCCACTAGGAACAGACCTTAAATTTGGGGAAATGGTCGTCTGACCACAACTTATATCAAACTCTTTTGGAGGAGTTACAATGAAAGCTCTGAAAACTATCCTGACCACTCTGGCCCTGACCCTGGTTGCCACCGCTGCATTCGCATCCGAAGGCGGCGAAGTCGTGATGTCCGCTAAAGCATACGCCACCGCTCTGGGCATGGGCCTGGCCGCTGGCCTCTGCGGCATCGGTCAGGGCATGGGCCTGAAGGGCGCTTGTGAAGGCACCGCCCGCAACCCCGAAGCCGGTTCCAAGCTGACCACCACCCTGATCCTCGGCCTGGCATTCATCGAATCCCTGGCTATTTACGCTCTGGTTGTCTGCCTGATCCTGCTCTTCGTGGTCTAGTTGCCAGTTAAGCGAGATTGAGATAAGGGAGGCCTCGGCCTCCCTTTTTCAACCGAAATCATGTTACGGATTTCACATGTTTGAGCCCGGATTGTGGGCGAAAGAATAATGAAAAGCGAACACATACCTAAAGCGACCATCGGCAGACTTGCCGTCTACATACAAGTTCTGGAAAACCTCATCCGCGACGGGATTGAGGTCATTTCGTCTGAAAAGCTGGCCCAGGCCTGCTCGGTGAACTCGTCCCAGATCCGCAAGGACCTGGCTTATTTCGGCGAATTCGGCGTGCGCGGCGTGGGCTACTATGTTCAGGAGCTCATCACCTCCATCCGCGAATCCCTGGGCATCAACCGGGTCTGGAACTGCGCTCTCATCGGCGTGGGCAATCTGGGCACCGCTTTGCTGCGGCACCATGATTTCGAAAGGCGTGGATTTTTGATCAAGGCCGCCTACGACTGCGACCCGGACAAGATCGGCAAGGAACTGGTGGGCATGGAAGTGGTTTGCCCGACCCATCTCAAGGAACACGTGGATGAGCTGGGCATTGAGCTGGGCATCATCACCACCCCGCCGGACCGGGCCCAGCGCGCCGCCAACCACTTGGTGGATGCGGGCATCAAGGGCATCGTGAATTTCGCTCCGGCCCGGATCAATGTACCGCCGCACATTCCCGTCGAGTACGTCGACTTTTTCGACCATCTCTATTCATTGGCCTTCCAGGTTACCCTCGGCGGCCATTCCTGAGTCTCGGGTTCCGGCGTATCTCCTGTTCCGCCCTCATTATGAGCGGAACCTGTAGCCTACGCCGCGGACCGTCTCGATCCATTCGGCATACGGCCCCAGTTTTTGGCGCAGCCTGCGTACGTGCGTATCCACGGTGCGGGAATAGCCTTCGAAGTGGGTGTCCCAGACCGTGTCCAGAAGATGGTCGCGGGTCTGCACCTTGCCCTGGCCGGTGATCAGCTCTGAAAGCAGCTTGAATTCGGTCGCGGTCAGGGGGACGGACTCGCTGTCTATTTCCAGCTGGTGGGCCTCGAAGTCTACCTTGAGGCCGTCCCTTTCCCATGCGCTGGGGCGCGAGCCGGTCTCATTGCCGCCGGAGCGGCGGAGCACCGCCTTGATGCGCAGGATCAGTTCCCGTGGGCTGAAGGGCTTGACCACATAGTCGTCTGCCCCCAGTTCCAGCCCCACGATCCGGTCGATTTCCTCTCCCTTGGCAGTGAGCATGATCACGGGGACTCCCGAAGTCCCGGGGTCCTGCTTGAGCTTGCGGCAGACCTCCAGGCCGTCCATGCCGGGCAGCATGAGGTCCAGCAGCACCAGGTCGGGGTGAAAGCCCCTGGCCCGATCCAGGCCTTCTGCGCCATCCTCGGCTGCGGCCACGTCGAACCCGGCGGAGGCAAGATTGTATTTGAGCAGTTCCCGAGTGTCTCTGTGGTCTTCCACAACCAGAATTTTGTAATCCGGCACTGAGCGCTCCTTGGTCTCAGGTTGATTTCAGCGCAAGGTATAACCAGTTCGTGTGTCCCTTTCGTGACAAATGAGAAACATTTTGTGTGTTTGTTACAGGCTTGTCCCTTTTCTTCAGTAAAGGGACAGCCTCTGATGCCGTCATATCTAACATTACGTGATTCTTGAATCAAATTTAAGTGAAAATGAGCGTAAAGTCATTTGATCCAGTCGCCGATAGAGAAGGAAACAGGCACAGAAAACGGAGTTGCTCAATGTACTACCACGGTTTCGACAATAAATTTCCCTCAGGCAACAAATACTGGACTCTGTATGATGACCAGCTCATCGGCATGCTGTTTTCCAAGATTATCAACAAGACCGTGAGCGTCGAGCCGGAGGGCGAGGAACTCGTGGACGAGATGGTCAACAACCTGTTTGATCTGTGCTTTTATATCAGCAAGGACTGCTACGAATGCTAGCGGTTTTTTGTATATCCGGTTGAGGCTGCAAATCCAAAAGAAAGGGCCCGGGGACATTCCCCGGGCCCTTTCTTTTGCCTAATCTTCGTCAAGCGCCTTGTGCACCACGGCCACCAGCCTTCGCGTGTCGATGGGCTTGGTGAATGTCTCAATGACATCGAAGGCCTTGGCCAGTTCGACAATGGCCTCCGGATTGAAGGCCTCGCCCCCGGAGATGGCAATGAACTTGTGGGGCGCTTCCAGTTCCATGATTTCTCCCATGACCTGAAGCCCTCCCTTCTTGGGCAGGAAGATATCCACGATGCTCAGATCGATCTTCTGTTGTTTATATATCTGGATGGCTTCTTCGCCGTCGGATGCCTCGGCGACATTGAAGCCCTCGGCCTCGAGCACGCTTTTGATGAGTTCCCGAATCATGGGGGCGTCGTCAATGACAAGAATGGTTTTGGCCATGGGCTTATCCTTTTGATTCCTGTTGGAGGTGCTTTTCCTGTTTACCGATGAAATCTATAGCAGTTTTTATTTCAAACTCAAATTGTTCCATGCCTTCCCGAACCGCCTGCTGGTTGGCGTGCTTGCAGAGGTACTCCATCTGTTCCGCCAACGCCCCGGTGCGCATGGCGCCCACCGTGCGCGCCGCTCCCTTGATGCTGTGGGCGGCTCGCTGTGCGGTTTCCATGTCCTCGTCCTGGAACGCCCGGTGAAATTCCTCCAGGTCGCCGCCGATATCACGGAGGAATATCCGGTCCATTTTCAGGAGCAGATCCGTTCGGTTTGAAAGCATCTCCAAGGCGCTTTTTCTGTCAAATCGGCTGTGGCTCTTTCGCGGCTCCTTTTCCTCATGTCCGGTCTCCTGAGACGGGGTGCGCTGGGACTTGGTGAAGGTTTCGGCGATCACGGCGAGAAAACGCTTCATGCTGATGGGCTTGGATAGGTAAGCGTCCATCCCGGCCTCCAGAAAGCGCTCCTTGTCGCCCTTGAGCGCATGGGCCGTAAGGGCGATGACCGGAATTTCGGGGTCGATCACGCCCGAATTGGGATCGCGGATAATGCGGGTGGCGGTGATGCCGTCCATGACGGGCATCTGGACATCCATGAGCACCATGTCGAATTTGCCCGCCTTGAGCAGGGCTATGGCGTCATGTCCGTTTTCCACGGTGGTGACGTCGTGGCCCTGTTCCTTGAGGATGGTGGCCGCGAGTTTGCGGTTCAGGGCGTTGTCGTCCGCCAGCAGGATGCTCAGTGCGGGCATGTCCGGCAGGGTGGCCGGTTCACCTGCCGGTTCTCCCTTCTGGATCTTTTCGGGGTCGCCTGCTTCGAATTCCGCAGTGAAGCTGAACGTGCTTCCCTTGCCGGGCTCGCTCTGCACGTGAATTCTTCCGTGCATCAGGTCCACCAGGAGCTTGCTGATGGCCAGGCCCAGCCCTGTTCCGCCGTGCTTTCGGGTCACGGAGTCGTCGGCCTGGAGAAAGCTTTCGAAAATGGCCTGCTGTTTGTCCTCGGGGATGCCTATTCCTGTGTCCTGAACCGCGAATTCGAGACGCACGGCCTTGCTTCCCGGGTGTCCGTTCAGGGGTTTGTTCCGGACGGAAATGTGTATTGATCCCCTAGGGGTGAACTTGATGGCGTTGGCCACCAGGTTGATGAGCACCTGCCGCAGCCGGGAGGGGTCGCCGCGAAGACAGTCCGGAACGGAGCTGTCCATGTGGCAGGAGATGTCCAGTTGCTTGCCCTTGGCCTGGATGGAGTGGATCTCCATGAGGGTGTCGAGAACTGTGGTCAGGCTGAAGTCAATCTTCTCCAGGGTGAGTTTCTGGGCCTCGATCTTGGAGAAGTCCAGAATGTCGTTGATGACGGTCAGCAGGGATGTTCCGGCCTCAAGTACGTTCTGGAGGTAATGGGCGCGGCTGTCCTGATCCTCGGCCTTGAGAGCCAGCTCCGTCATACCCAGAATGGCGTTGAGGGGGGTCCGTATCTCGTGGCTCATGTTGGCCAGGAAGGCCGATTTGGCCCGCGCTGCGGCGTCCGCCTTTTTCTTGGCCTCGATGAGCCGGAGGCTCTTGTCCGTAAGCTGCTTGTTGGCCGTTTCCAGTTCATGGGTCCGTTGCCGGACGCGGTCTTCGAGTTCCTCGTAGGCCTGCTGCAGCTTGTCCTCGGCCCGTTTGCGTTCGGTGATGTCGAGCCCCAGGGCCATGACCATGCGCTCGCCTGCGCTGTTGGTCATGGGGCTGTACTGGATGTGAAAGGTCCTGTCCCGCTTGTCGGTCCATTCCCATTCCACGGCCCTGTCCCTGCTCATGGCCTCCTTGGGCGGGCAGGCCGAACAGTGGGTGCCCCGGCAATCCAGCAGCTCGTGGCAGTGCTTGCCTCCTGGGCTGCCGAACTGCTTGCGGAAATAGCGGTTTGCGTAGCGGATGGTTTCGTCTGGATAGATGTGGAAAACCAGGCCGGGCAGGGATTCCATGAAGAAGATCTGCCGTTGCTGCTCGCGCCGAAGTTCTTCCCCACTTTTGCGCAGGGCGGTCACGTCCTGGGAGTGGATGGCGATCCTGACCACGTCCCCCCATGGATTGGTTATGGGGGTGAAGGTGTGGATATAGGATCGGTTCAGGATCTCCTCTTCAAAGCGGATTGTCCTGCCCTCGCGAATGAGCTTGCGTATGCGCTGACGGCGTGTGGTGACCAGCTCCTCGGGTAGGAAGTCATACAGGGTGCTGCCTTCGAGGTTCTCGGGTGCTGCCTTGTGGAACATGGCG of Salidesulfovibrio onnuriiensis contains these proteins:
- a CDS encoding redox-sensing transcriptional repressor Rex gives rise to the protein MKSEHIPKATIGRLAVYIQVLENLIRDGIEVISSEKLAQACSVNSSQIRKDLAYFGEFGVRGVGYYVQELITSIRESLGINRVWNCALIGVGNLGTALLRHHDFERRGFLIKAAYDCDPDKIGKELVGMEVVCPTHLKEHVDELGIELGIITTPPDRAQRAANHLVDAGIKGIVNFAPARINVPPHIPVEYVDFFDHLYSLAFQVTLGGHS
- the atpB gene encoding F0F1 ATP synthase subunit A; translated protein: MAAGGGLPHPLIYMDLLRNALGLHGDWAYYVMHTWMVMIILFTLAFLVRGRLQMVPGGLQNVFEMVIGGLEDFVVSNIGEEGRRVYPMLITLFLYILFSNYMGLIPGCDAPTANINTIIPLAVTLFLYYNFHGIRKWGFGYIKHFMGPVAAMAPLMLILELISHFARPLSLTLRLFGNIRGEEIVLVLLFFLAPVFSTIPMYFLFLLAKSIQAFIFFMLGTIYLQGALDHAH
- a CDS encoding ATP synthase subunit I translates to MRSQLYVSLGSAIALLGITLGAAWAVAYAAGAVLITLNLWALARVVQHLVYVRKGATFTLLVIFYGKLIISGLGLYLVLAVWHLPVWGLVAGLSTVVVNLTAWGLKTFGHKA
- a CDS encoding ATP synthase F0 subunit C, whose protein sequence is MKALKTILTTLALTLVATAAFASEGGEVVMSAKAYATALGMGLAAGLCGIGQGMGLKGACEGTARNPEAGSKLTTTLILGLAFIESLAIYALVVCLILLFVV
- a CDS encoding response regulator, coding for MAKTILVIDDAPMIRELIKSVLEAEGFNVAEASDGEEAIQIYKQQKIDLSIVDIFLPKKGGLQVMGEIMELEAPHKFIAISGGEAFNPEAIVELAKAFDVIETFTKPIDTRRLVAVVHKALDED
- a CDS encoding AtpZ/AtpI family protein, which produces MLFNKNDSLKDLLQVGGVAGTMGLHLVSATVVGIAIGYWLDNKFFPVYLGWETAPWCFVVFLFLGIVTGFKMVIEDTRRLQREEESGGNHANQSSKQQDDGKADDTPEG
- a CDS encoding response regulator, whose protein sequence is MPDYKILVVEDHRDTRELLKYNLASAGFDVAAAEDGAEGLDRARGFHPDLVLLDLMLPGMDGLEVCRKLKQDPGTSGVPVIMLTAKGEEIDRIVGLELGADDYVVKPFSPRELILRIKAVLRRSGGNETGSRPSAWERDGLKVDFEAHQLEIDSESVPLTATEFKLLSELITGQGKVQTRDHLLDTVWDTHFEGYSRTVDTHVRRLRQKLGPYAEWIETVRGVGYRFRS
- a CDS encoding ATP-binding protein — its product is MKPENNNRSYVGIDNNTRGLLTACAEPALIIDMAAHIIAANEPAAAMFHKAAPENLEGSTLYDFLPEELVTTRRQRIRKLIREGRTIRFEEEILNRSYIHTFTPITNPWGDVVRIAIHSQDVTALRKSGEELRREQQRQIFFMESLPGLVFHIYPDETIRYANRYFRKQFGSPGGKHCHELLDCRGTHCSACPPKEAMSRDRAVEWEWTDKRDRTFHIQYSPMTNSAGERMVMALGLDITERKRAEDKLQQAYEELEDRVRQRTHELETANKQLTDKSLRLIEAKKKADAAARAKSAFLANMSHEIRTPLNAILGMTELALKAEDQDSRAHYLQNVLEAGTSLLTVINDILDFSKIEAQKLTLEKIDFSLTTVLDTLMEIHSIQAKGKQLDISCHMDSSVPDCLRGDPSRLRQVLINLVANAIKFTPRGSIHISVRNKPLNGHPGSKAVRLEFAVQDTGIGIPEDKQQAIFESFLQADDSVTRKHGGTGLGLAISKLLVDLMHGRIHVQSEPGKGSTFSFTAEFEAGDPEKIQKGEPAGEPATLPDMPALSILLADDNALNRKLAATILKEQGHDVTTVENGHDAIALLKAGKFDMVLMDVQMPVMDGITATRIIRDPNSGVIDPEIPVIALTAHALKGDKERFLEAGMDAYLSKPISMKRFLAVIAETFTKSQRTPSQETGHEEKEPRKSHSRFDRKSALEMLSNRTDLLLKMDRIFLRDIGGDLEEFHRAFQDEDMETAQRAAHSIKGAARTVGAMRTGALAEQMEYLCKHANQQAVREGMEQFEFEIKTAIDFIGKQEKHLQQESKG